The Aureispira anguillae genome contains a region encoding:
- a CDS encoding transketolase family protein, with protein MLKDIISTGKKATRDGFGDGLYEAGKNNPNVVALCADLVGSLKMNKFIDEFPERFFQMGISEANMIGVAAGLATAGKVPFTGTFANFSTARVFDQVRQSVAYSDKNVKICASHAGLTLGEDGATHQTLEDVGMMKMLPGMTVINPCDYHQTKAATVAIADHEGPVYLRFGRPGWPMFTENMPFEIGKALLLNEGTDVTIFATGHLVWKAVEAAKELAEQGISCELINIHTIKPLDTEAVLKSAAKTKCVVVAEEHNVIGGLGESISRVLSQHQPTLMEFVAVNDTFGESGKVPDLIAKYGLDTVDVVNAIQKVLKRKAEYA; from the coding sequence ATGCTTAAAGATATTATAAGTACAGGCAAAAAAGCAACCCGTGATGGTTTTGGAGATGGTTTGTACGAAGCAGGCAAAAATAACCCAAATGTTGTAGCACTTTGTGCGGATTTGGTGGGCTCCTTAAAAATGAACAAGTTTATTGATGAATTTCCAGAGCGATTTTTTCAAATGGGAATTTCTGAAGCGAATATGATTGGTGTTGCTGCGGGCTTGGCAACGGCAGGGAAAGTTCCTTTTACTGGAACCTTCGCTAATTTTTCTACTGCTCGTGTTTTTGATCAAGTACGTCAGTCGGTTGCTTATTCAGACAAAAATGTAAAAATTTGTGCTTCTCATGCTGGATTGACACTAGGAGAGGATGGGGCAACTCATCAAACCTTGGAGGATGTAGGAATGATGAAAATGTTGCCTGGTATGACAGTGATTAATCCTTGTGATTATCACCAAACTAAGGCTGCTACGGTAGCAATTGCAGACCATGAAGGACCTGTTTATTTGAGATTTGGGCGTCCTGGTTGGCCTATGTTTACCGAAAATATGCCTTTTGAAATTGGTAAGGCTTTGTTGTTAAATGAAGGAACAGATGTTACTATCTTTGCAACAGGACATTTAGTGTGGAAGGCTGTAGAAGCAGCTAAAGAATTGGCTGAGCAGGGGATAAGCTGTGAATTAATTAATATTCATACCATAAAACCATTGGATACCGAGGCTGTTTTAAAATCTGCTGCTAAAACCAAATGTGTAGTTGTTGCAGAGGAACATAATGTGATTGGTGGTTTGGGAGAAAGTATTTCTCGTGTATTGTCTCAACATCAGCCTACCTTAATGGAATTTGTTGCTGTAAACGATACGTTTGGAGAGAGCGGAAAAGTGCCAGATTTGATTGCCAAATATGGATTGGATACTGTTGATGTTGTTAATGCGATCCAAAAGGTATTAAAACGCAAAGCAGAATACGCATAA